DNA sequence from the Cyprinus carpio isolate SPL01 chromosome B13, ASM1834038v1, whole genome shotgun sequence genome:
tttaaatttaactttaagAAAACTGACTGCAGAGAAGCTCATCTCTGATCTAACACAAAACAACATGCTTTTGTTCTGCTCAGCCAATAAATCATCATTCATATGCATTACTCACATGTAAGTGTTGCATTCTTATCAGCACATCTCATCACCAGATGTGGGAGGAAACCACAGGAGTTCACTTGCACTTTTCAAAGCATTTCAACACACAGCatctttcagttcagtttgaggAAGGATTTAGTTCTTTGTTCTTGATGATTTCAGTGGTCTCTACGAAGTTGGAAATTTATAGAAGCAAACCCCCAACATCTACATGCACGTGTAATTATTTGCAcctaacaaaactaaaaaatatcctaAGTTTTGCAGCATCTTTAAGGAACATCATATAGCACTCAAGCAGTAATCAGCAGTCGATTGACTTCACCTGTGTTCCTGTTTAAAGGACTTTGAGAGTCCATGTAAGAAGCTCAACTGTTGACCAATGGGAAATGTGCCTTCTCTCTGGAGGACTGCAGCACAACTGCTGGTTAAAGTGTTGCTGAACAGGAAGTTGCTGAGTAGAATTGAGAGAAGTTCAACAGACATGAGGGTCTCTTATCAGACTCTAGTCTTGCTTTTCTTAGCAGGCTTATGCTCACTTGGTAAGACATTTTCATTagcttttccttcattttttttttttttttttttgtagataaagATGTTTACTTTTGTGTACTTTCTTGTAAGGATGTACTACATGGTCACTTAAATGGCTAAGATATAGTCAATCCAGTCGAGTAGTTCAGAGTTGGATGTTCATTTGCTGTCTATGGAAACCTGTTTACATTTTCTTCTTTGGCTTCAGAGAAAGTTTCAGTCCACACATTCTTCAGCAGACCGATCCCAGGAACTCTACAGAACGTCAGTAAGAATGACACTGGGGTGAAGGAGGCCGTCCTGACTGGAACCTACTCATTTAATAATAAGTCAAACGATGCCTTCCTGTTCAAAGCATCAGCTGTTGATGACGCAAAGAGACAGGTATAACTCAAGATGCCCTTACGTCTCACTGTGTTTGTGTACTGTACACATACATCATCCG
Encoded proteins:
- the LOC109070728 gene encoding cystatin-F-like; the protein is MGNVPSLWRTAAQLLVKVLLNRKLLSRIERSSTDMRVSYQTLVLLFLAGLCSLEKVSVHTFFSRPIPGTLQNVSKNDTGVKEAVLTGTYSFNNKSNDAFLFKASAVDDAKRQIVKGIRYILEVEISRTVCRKRGNTDDLNNCPFQTDRLLRQTFFCHFDVWSIPWMKTMSTTYFKCRSNDIF